A window of the Tiliqua scincoides isolate rTilSci1 chromosome 5, rTilSci1.hap2, whole genome shotgun sequence genome harbors these coding sequences:
- the IL11 gene encoding interleukin-11: MDDGRIPKDLLYGELVQGKRPTDCLCQVLVTLLSLCEGLWALPGPRPRPTDPRAEFDSIVNLARNLLSDTKTLFNHFKNRYPAEGEHKLETLPVLSMNAVELANIQVSGGLARLNSDLHCYQRHFEWLRKAAPLLLRPMEHDISAVHGRLERLLKRLEHLMAKLSLPRPNDPLPTLPAHGTHWSVVQAGHAIIHSFHLYLDWAARVLVLIRNKL, encoded by the exons atggatgatggccggatcccaaaggatctcctctatggagaactcgtgcaaggaaagcgccctacag acTGTTTGTGTCAAGTGTTGGTGACGCTGCTGAGTCTGTGTGAGGGTCTCTGGGCTCTGCCTGGCCCCCGACCACGGCCCACGGACCCCCGAGCCGAGTTTGATTCCATCGTCAACCTGGCAAGGAACCTGCTGAGTGACACCAAGACCCTCTTCAACCACTTC AAAAACCGCTATCCTGCTGAAGGTGAACACAAACTTGAAACTTTGCCTGTCTTGTCCATGAATGCTGTGGAACTCGCCAACATTCAG GTCTCTGGGGGTCTGGCCCGACTCAATTCTGACTTGCACTGCTACCAGCGGCACTTTGAATGGCTGCGCAAGGCGGCACCGCTGCTGCTACGGCCCATGGAGCATGACATCAGCGCAGTGCACGGCCGGCTTGAACGTCTTCTCAAGAGACTGGAGCACCTG ATGGCAAAGCTCAGCCTCCCACGGCCCAATGACCCACTGCCAACCCTCCCAGCCCATGGCACTCACTGGTCTGTAGTTCAGGCAGGACATGCCATTATCCATTCCTTTCACCTTTACCTGGACTGGGCAGCCCGTGTGCTGGTTCTGATCCGGAACAAGCTGTGA